One genomic window of Lytechinus variegatus isolate NC3 chromosome 1, Lvar_3.0, whole genome shotgun sequence includes the following:
- the LOC121421650 gene encoding sorting nexin-19-like gives MEIIRRIVARMKLLRRYMISTNTRQRMVALICCVFLVHLLALTFGQTLIFMCGTALGVFCAVKLREKPSVVQWESVIPFLPHVAKDRDLLQIDSEKDKGDDRNTVNGACEELKETIQPIRTTFQNEINKYVRLMLRDFVVEWYRLLSDDDQFSHNVFLHFKDMIKNIQSRFLKIDQRTFLCILLRELQAHIDIYRRLQTSRSRLASKSSKLGRIAKKHSVVSIYETFATLHPALQNEDTEKDHLSQLSNALILSLLPSDVIHCDTLVFLLQDILINNVLQPLVNLISEPDFLNEAFILLMIDEPLGEGKQNSSESLVKQEPTHTTEIKCEIESKCDKDLQDNRPRIDMESPDIAVSPSTADSWDLGQNASTSTHGQNSLLDTEVNLQHSPDNSGDEKTEVEKPTPSPFEVIEPQQQFSFPMPMTMLEPSKAISRQADEKASKEDELDQTFGELDFPNFEPIVKVKSHRRSASTGSNVLAIQTPVSQSVGSFHDHKGNDASFQTPRNEGMRSCFSAECLTELEDSVLTSQGTLPHMGQSFQSASSLSSSCEISFSSMQDEPDTDGHPVNAEADIGLGSPQRTSPSHRYPLIRSETAPELLHPAPDILDDSNGSEIPLEWATWRVINLNIPTTSWLGDPKGKKPVVYFIIKYDLLKKPTLSDEMKPAYSSKDEMEVRRRYREFVNLHTRITNSHHLRRNMTGIGSIPKQSMLPISRLSPAMEEQKRSSLETYLKQLLSRPVIHNSREMAEFLAIDGDGHIEFVKKTTSKPLRIDKLLINQVSGIVGTIKTILPERPVMMRPFQPQPPTASSLVTSARVDPPKQMMQSYEQSGPMTEETEVSRQHLEGEDQLDLGVAVDASRIRLFGLDDLKESHVQQAMKFLISEKHSQFSQHAPSGNDPPREYSKVLLGPRSEGDGSDAPNEPHHEGSKLKKDQERSEVNVEVYDAIFGVISEALLNQQSFILDKDLRGTLKILIGDLIDKWLLQEVELLFTEAQWGYYLSLLRDLLWPGDVFHPKERETKTPDEINQTKADALHELTHNPAAAVLSVILGEDHLREGISLVLDSLQDQALNKHLLFTFLDHAMDQLVPEIHDAKFQDLLAAMP, from the exons ATGGAGATTATCAGGCGAATCGTTGCACGAATGAAACTTCTGAGGAGATATATGATCAGCACAAATACAAGACAGCGCATGGTGGCTCTGATCTGCTGTGTATTTCTCGTTCATCTACTTGCTTTGACGTTTGGACAAACACTGATTTTTATGTGTGGGACTGCATTGGGGGTGTTCTGTGCTGTGAAGCTTCGGGAAAAGCCCTCTGTTGTTCAGTGGGAAAGTGTCATTCCTTTCCTTCCCCATGTTGCAAAAGACAGGGATCTTCTCCAAATCGACAGTGAAAAGGATAAAGGTGATGACAGAAATACAGTAAATGGAGCTTGTGAAGAGTTAAAAGAAACCATTCAGCCAATAAGAACAActttccaaaatgaaatcaacaAATACGTTCGACTGATGTTGCGTGACTTTGTTGTTGAATGGTACAGGCTTTTAAGCGATGATGATCAGTTCTCTCACAATGTATTTCTACATTTCAAGGACATGATAAAGAACATCCAAAGTAGATTTCTCAAAATTGATCAAAGAACTTTTCTTTGCATTCTCCTTCGTGAGCTCCAAGCTCACATTGACATATATCGCAGACTACAAACAAGCCGATCTCGCTTGGCCAGTAAATCTAGTAAGCTAGGGCGGATCGCTAAGAAACACTCTGTTGTGTCCATTTATGAAACCTTTGCGACCCTCCATCCAGCATTGCAGAATGAAGATACTGAGAAAGATCACCTCTCGCAGTTATCTAATGCCTTGATTCTTTCCCTCTTGCCATCTGATGTGATTCACTGCGATACTCTAGTGTTCCTCTTGCAGGACATCCTTATCAACAATGTCCTGCAGCCTCTGGTAAATCTCATTTCGGAGCCAGACTTCTTAAATGAGGCATTCATTCTCCTGATGATAGATGAGCCACTGGGGGAGGGCAAGCAGAATTCATCTGAAAGTCTTGTGAAACAGGAACCAACACACACTACTGAAATCAAATGTGAAATTGAAAGCAAGTGTGATAAAGATCTCCAAGACAATAGACCTAGAATTGACATGGAAAGTCCTGATATTGCTGTATCGCCTAGTACTGCAGATTCTTGGGACTTGGGGCAAAATGCCAGTACTTCAACTCATGGACAGAACAGCTTACTGGATACAGAGGTCAATCTACAACATTCCCCTGATAACAGTGGAGATGAAAAGACAGAGGTTGAGAAGCCAACACCATCTCCATTTGAAGTCATTGAGCCTCAACAACAGTTCAGCTTTCCCATGCCAATGACGATGCTAGAGCCTAGTAAGGCCATTTCAAGGCAAGCAGATGAAAAGGCATCCAAAGAAGATGAACTAGATCAGACATTTGGAGAGCTGGATTTTCCAAACTTTGAACCAATTGTAAAAGTCAAATCTCATCGGCGGTCTGCCTCCACGGGTTCGAATGTCCTAGCCATTCAGACTCCAGTGTCACAATCGGTTGGGAGTTTCCATGACCATAAGGGAAATGATGCTTCTTTCCAGACACCCAGAAATGAAGGTATGAGGTCTTGCTTCAGTGCTGAGTGCCTTACAGAGTTAGAGGATTCTGTCTTGACTTCTCAAGGGACGCTACCTCACATGGGGCAATCATTCCAATCAGCGTCTTCTCTGAGCAGTTCATGTGAGATATCTTTCAGCTCTATGCAGGATGAGCCAGACACTGATGGACACCCAGTTAATGCAGAGGCAGATATTGGACTTGGTTCTCCCCAGAGGACTTCTCCTAGTCACAG GTATCCCCTCATCAGAAGTGAAACGGCTCCAGAGCTGCTTCATCCTGCACCAGATATCCTGGACGACAGCAATGGTAGTGAAATACCCTTAGAATGGGCCACATGGAGAGTTATCAACCTGAACATTCCTACTACCAGCTGGCTAGGTGATCCCAAAGGAAAGAAACCTGTTGTCTACTTCATCATTAAA TATGATCTATTGAAGAAGCCTACATTGTCTGATGAAATGAAACCAGCGTACAGTAGCAAGGATGAGATGGAAGTCCGGAGGCGTTACAGGGAGTTTGTTAATCTGCACACTAGAATTACAAACAGTCATCATCTCAGGAGGAATATGACTG GCATTGGAAGCATTCCTAAGCAGTCAATGTTGCCAATCAGTAGGCTAAGCCCTGCCATGGAGGAGCAGAAGAGATCCTCATTGGAAACATACCTCAAG CAATTATTGAGTCGTCCTGTCATTCACAATAGTAGAGAGATGGCTGAGTTCTTGGCCATCGATGGAGATGGTCATATAGAGTTTGTGAAGAAAACTACCAGTAAACCTCTAAGAATCGATAAG CTTCTGATCAATCAGGTATCAGGCATCGTTGGTACTATAAAAACCATCCTCCCTGAACGACCAGTGATGATGCGGCCCTTCCAACCACAGCCACCAACAGCTTCCTCATTGGTAACCTCTGCACGTGTGGACCCACCAAAGCAAATGATGCAGTCATATGAACAGAGTGGGCCAATGACAGAAGAGACTGAGGTATCAAGACAGCATCTGGAAGGAGAGGACCAACTGGATCTTGGTGTAGCAGTTGATGCATCAAGGATCAGACTCTTTGGCTTGGATGATTTAAAAGAG TCCCATGTACAACAGGCCATGAAGTTCCTGATCAGCGAGAAACACTCCCAGTTCAGCCAACATGCACCATCAGGCAATGATCCACCCAGAGAATACAGCAAGGTGCTTCTTGGGCCCAGGTCAGAAGGCGATGGTTCAGATGCTCCCAATGAACCCCATCACGAAGGGTCAAAGCTCAAGAAGGATCAAGAGAGGTCAGAGGTCAATGTGGAGGTTTATGACGCTATCTTTGGGGTAATAAGTGAAGCTCTTCTGAATCAGCAGAGTTTTATCCTGGACAAGGACCTACGGGGGACCCTGAAGATTCTCATAGGAGACCTGATTGATAA ATGGTTATTACAGGAGGTGGAGCTATTATTCACAGAGGCTCAGTGGGGTTACTACCTGTCACTACTACGTGATCTTCTGTGGCCTGGTGATGTATTTCATCCAAAGGAACGAGAAACTAAGACACCGGATGAGATCAATCAAACAAAGGCAGATGCACTCCATGAGCTTACTCATAATCCTGCTGCAG CTGTTCTGAGTGTTATTCTTGGAGAAGACCATCTTCGTGAAGGAATCTCACTGGTCCTGGACTCCTTGCAGGATCAAGCACTCAACAA GCATCTCCTATTCACTTTCTTAGATCATGCCATGGATCAGCTAGTACCAGAGATACATGATGCTAAGTTTCAAGACCTTTTAGCTGCTATGCCATGA